The Acanthopagrus latus isolate v.2019 chromosome 13, fAcaLat1.1, whole genome shotgun sequence genome contains a region encoding:
- the umodl1 gene encoding uromodulin-like 1 isoform X2, with translation MTQRTEYKTVVEQATRCCDDYVQVGRYCALPVNRSREFTAKPGSCPGGVGSYPGCQVCEWDMDCPGWQKCCQTSDRSLCCEPASSTNYSENGGYRFNATVTVKADYELLMSSARGHLNHTRLLQAMVTGALESDVSVYYLSTWPVHPYRTATSLLIDGNFPLSLHNVTSQLHLLLKHIQEVSSVTVEDVDECAHPALRQCSPHADCNNTVGSYYCTCHQGYMDVDPSNPGANCTADISVSTTTEPPLTYLPPMSPTPTPASNTTQDPQGFSTTGLLSTAETSVTAALGNASFVPYNSSHAPQWTASAFYTSMSSTTTCSPPSITRIWSTHVNGTSFCIYWSSGSETNQTYQVALSDGSGVIQHWETGQTMVKVSGLRPGVLYHATVTPFACGGQGNTLHMSVRTDAQTLDATARLTNINFTAELHNTSSQAYRSLTESITDEIYQSLSPEMKAMVDSGYVRIQITGFSPGSVVVNFTIIFTPSQSQDISNVSDALLHSLMNSTKYTVDKDNTGINDFDECASGENDCSQWAECTNTWASYTCACRDGFTDNYLERPGRACQVTSTSGTITPTVFSTASTTAFSQITPTTDGPVTQTAVPVVTAGQAVTTSTTATTTPAPATATTAPITTIPAPATATTAPITTTTAPITTTTVLTTTTTTAPATTNTAPTTTTTTTTPTTTTTTTAPTTTTTTAPTTTPLVTTTTALTTTTTTAPATTTITPTTSTDPPTTVTAPAIITTVSTTTTTALTTTTAPTATTTIPATTTAPTTTTTILTTTTIPPIITTLTTTNTPMTSVPSTPATVSTSLTSTTTAPTTNATAPRTATNTSMTGAISVQCRVASITVTVDRNFLLRTNIRESALYLGLPQCGVNAGNATHAQLTVAWNECATSLVHNETHYTASVTLYNNMEQYISPSGTVETPRIRLEVPIMCAYTKNMVISADFGSMGYDMIKDGIMGLGSFQVRVQLMNGSMPLPYNYSLSPDEAVVVEVSLNTSSDQIKVVITKCWATPTPNPVDTISHTFIENSCSVNPYTKVLMNGNSSISRVSVQIFSFVNLNVIYLHCQVQICAEIGSDTCVPDCRQRTARSFTTLGNGFGSAGPLMRSDDEALEDGYDTLHIVGMACLGVGLSLFFIIGFLCLFYYQRNRIGHYNFSPKPKQENFTYLVFNT, from the exons ATGACCCAGCGCACCGAGTACAAGACGGTGGTGGAGCAGGCGACCAGGTGCTGCGACGACTACGTCCAAGTTGGTCGTTACTGTGCCCTCC CTGTAAACAGGAGCAGGGAGTTCACTGCCAAGCCAGGATCCTGTCCGGGTGGGGTTGGATCGTATCCTGGATGTCAGGTCTGCGAGTGGGACATGGACTGCCCAGGATGGCAAAAATGCTGCCAGACATCGGATCGCTCCCTCTGCTGTGAGCCTGCAA GCTCCACAAATTATTCTGAGAATGGAGGATACCGTTTCAATGCAACGGTGACAGTGAAGGCAGATTACGAGCTGCTGATGTCCAGTGCCAGAGGACATCTGAATCACACGAGACTGCTACAAGCGATG GTGACTGGAGCTCTGGAGTCTGATGTGTCGGTTTATTACCTCAGCACGTGGCCTGTGCACCCCTACAGGACCGCCACCTCGCTGCTGATCGACGGCAACTTTCCTCTGTCACTGCACAATGTCACGTCGCAGCTGCATCTCCTCCTCAAACACATACAGGAGGTGTCGTCTGTGACAGTGGAAG ATGTAGATGAGTGCGCACACCCGGCTCTCCGTCAGTGTTCGCCTCATGCAGACTGTAACAACACAGTGGGCTCCTACTATTGCACCTGCCACCAAGGATATATGGATGTTGACCCCAGCAACCCTGGAGCCAATTGTACAG CTGACATCAGCGTGTCGACCACCACGGAGCCCCCGCTTACCTACCTACCACCCATGAGCCCGACGCCCACCCCGGCCTCCAACACCACACAGGACCCTCAGGGCTTCAGCACCACAGGTCTCCTCAGCACCGCCGAGACCAGCGTGACTGCAGCTCTGGGCAATGCGAGCTTTGTCCCTTACAATTCATCACATGCTCCGCAGTGGACAGCTTCTGCATTTTACACCAGCATGAGCTCAACGACCACATGct CTCCTCCCAGCATCACCAGAATATGGTCGACACATGTCAATGGAACCTCCTTCTGTATCTACTGGTCCAGCGGGTCTGAGACGAACCAGACTTACCAGGTCGCGTTAAGCGACGGGTCAGGGGTCATTCAACACTGGGAAACCGGTCAGACGATGGTGAAGGTGTCGGGACTGAGGCCTGGGGTGCTCTACCATGCCACTGTCACACCTTTTGCCTGTGGAGGCCAAGGAAACACCCTCCATATGTCGGTCAGGACCG ATGCTCAGACACTTGACGCCACAGCACGACTTACCAACATCAATTTCACTGCTGAGCTGCACAACACCAGCAGCCAGGCCTACAGAAGCCTCACTGAGAGCATTACAGATGAG ATCTACCAGTCTCTGTCTCCGGAGATGAAGGCCATGGTGGATTCAGGCTACGTGAGAATTCAAATCACAGGTTTCTCCCCGGGGAGCGTGGTGGTCAACTTCACCATCATCTTCACTCCAAGTCAAAGCCAAGACATCAGCAATGTGTCCGATGCTCTGCTGCACTCCCTGATGAACAGCACGAAGTACACTGTGGATAAAGACAACACAGGCATAAACG atttcGATGAATGTGCTTCAGGGGAAAATGACTGTTCCCAGTGGGCTGAATGTACAAACACCTGGGCGTCGTACACGTGTGCTTGTCGAGACGGATTTACAGACAACTACCTTGAAAGACCTGGAAGAGCCTGTCAGG TGACCTCAACCTCTGGGACAATTACTCCCACAGTGTTTTCTACAGCTAGCACCACCGCTTTCTCTCAAATAACACCCACAACCGATGGTCCAGTCACGCAAACAGCTGTCCCGGTTGTAACCGCTGGTCAAGCTGTCACCACTTCTACCACTGCAACCACCACTCCTGCACCTGCAACAGCCACTACTGCGCCTATAACCACCATTCCTGCACCTGCAACAGCCACTACTGCGCCTATAACCACCACTACTGCACCTATCACCACCACTACTGTCCtgacaaccaccaccaccactgctcCAGCAACCACCAAtactgccccaacaaccacaactaccACCACTaccccaacaaccacaactaccACCactgccccaacaaccaccaccaccactgctcCAACAACCACTCCCCTGGTGACCACCACTACTGCCCTAACAACCACTACCACCACTGCCCCAGCAACAACTACTATTACCCCAACCACCAGTACAGACCCACCAACAACTGTTACCGCTCCAGCGATCATTACCACTGTCTCTacaaccaccaccactgccCTGACAACCACCACTGCCCCTACAGCCACCACTACCATCCCTGCAACCACTACGGCCCCTACAACCACCACTACCATCCTTACAACCACCACTATTCCCCCAATCATCACCACTCTTACAACCACCAATACTCCAATGACATCTGTCCCTTCTACCCCTGCAACTGTCTCTACCAGCCTCACTTCCACCACGACAGCTCCCACAACCAATGCCACCGCCCCAAGAACTGCTACCAATACCTCGATGACAGGGGCCATCTCTGTCCAGTGCAGAGTTGCTTCCATCACTGTGACAGTTGACAGAAATTTTCTTCTGAGAACCAATATCAGGGAGAGTGCCCTGTATCTGGGATTGCCGCAATGTGGTGTCAACGCGGGCAACGCCACCCATGCCCAGCTGACCGTGGCCTGGAATGAGTGCGCTACTAGTCTTGTccat AATGAAACTCACTACACGGCATCTGTAACCCTGTACAACAACATGGAGCAGTACATCTCACCCAGTGGAACAGTGGAGACGCCAAGGATACGTCTGGAGGTTCCCATCATGTGTGCCTACACGAAGAACATGGTCATCTCGGCTGACTTTGGCTCCATGGG GTATGACATGATCAAAGACGGAATCATGGGCTTGGGGTCGTTCCAGGTGAGGGTGCAGCTCATGAACGGTTCAATGCCGCTACCCTACAACTACAGCTTGTCCCCAGATGAGGCCGTGGTGGTGGAAGTCAGCCTCAACACCTCATCAGACCAGATCAAAGTGGTCATCACCAAATGCTGGGCGACTCCCACCCCAAACCCTGTCGACACCATCAGCCACACCTTCATAGAGAACAG CTGTTCCGTGAACCCGTACACCAAAGTGTTGATGAACGGAAACTCCAGCATATCTCGTGTGTCTGTGCAGATATTTTCCTTCGTCAACCTGAATGTGATCTATCTGCACTGCCAGGTTCAGATCTGTGCAGAGATCGGATCAGACACCTGTGTGCCT gaCTGTCGACAAAGAACCGCTCGGTCTTTCACCACACTCGGAAATGGTTTTGGTTCTGCTGGACCTCTGATGAGGTCAGATGATG AAGCCCTTGAAGACGGATATGACACACTTCATATAGTTGGAATGGCCTGCCTTGGAGTCGGCCTGTCGCTCTTCTTCATCATTGGTTTCTTATGCCTTTTCTACTACCAAAGGAACCGCATTGGACACTACAACTTCAGCCCCAAACCCAAGCAGGAGAACTTCACCTACCTTGTCTTTAACACCTAA
- the umodl1 gene encoding uromodulin-like 1 isoform X1, with product MSWMLSISVAAALLALCRGENTVNEGNSLSPAGYHLCIHNKTRKVTYLAVHKDPYTVTQPCGGWLPLQTCTVTLYRMTQRTEYKTVVEQATRCCDDYVQVGRYCALPVNRSREFTAKPGSCPGGVGSYPGCQVCEWDMDCPGWQKCCQTSDRSLCCEPASSTNYSENGGYRFNATVTVKADYELLMSSARGHLNHTRLLQAMVTGALESDVSVYYLSTWPVHPYRTATSLLIDGNFPLSLHNVTSQLHLLLKHIQEVSSVTVEDVDECAHPALRQCSPHADCNNTVGSYYCTCHQGYMDVDPSNPGANCTADISVSTTTEPPLTYLPPMSPTPTPASNTTQDPQGFSTTGLLSTAETSVTAALGNASFVPYNSSHAPQWTASAFYTSMSSTTTCSPPSITRIWSTHVNGTSFCIYWSSGSETNQTYQVALSDGSGVIQHWETGQTMVKVSGLRPGVLYHATVTPFACGGQGNTLHMSVRTDAQTLDATARLTNINFTAELHNTSSQAYRSLTESITDEIYQSLSPEMKAMVDSGYVRIQITGFSPGSVVVNFTIIFTPSQSQDISNVSDALLHSLMNSTKYTVDKDNTGINDFDECASGENDCSQWAECTNTWASYTCACRDGFTDNYLERPGRACQVTSTSGTITPTVFSTASTTAFSQITPTTDGPVTQTAVPVVTAGQAVTTSTTATTTPAPATATTAPITTIPAPATATTAPITTTTAPITTTTVLTTTTTTAPATTNTAPTTTTTTTTPTTTTTTTAPTTTTTTAPTTTPLVTTTTALTTTTTTAPATTTITPTTSTDPPTTVTAPAIITTVSTTTTTALTTTTAPTATTTIPATTTAPTTTTTILTTTTIPPIITTLTTTNTPMTSVPSTPATVSTSLTSTTTAPTTNATAPRTATNTSMTGAISVQCRVASITVTVDRNFLLRTNIRESALYLGLPQCGVNAGNATHAQLTVAWNECATSLVHNETHYTASVTLYNNMEQYISPSGTVETPRIRLEVPIMCAYTKNMVISADFGSMGYDMIKDGIMGLGSFQVRVQLMNGSMPLPYNYSLSPDEAVVVEVSLNTSSDQIKVVITKCWATPTPNPVDTISHTFIENSCSVNPYTKVLMNGNSSISRVSVQIFSFVNLNVIYLHCQVQICAEIGSDTCVPDCRQRTARSFTTLGNGFGSAGPLMRSDDEALEDGYDTLHIVGMACLGVGLSLFFIIGFLCLFYYQRNRIGHYNFSPKPKQENFTYLVFNT from the exons ATGAGTTGGATGCTCTCCATCTCcgtggctgcagctctgctggcTCTCTGTagaggagaaaacactgtgAATGAAG GAAATAGCCTGTCTCCGGCTGGGTACCATCTATGTATTCATAATAAGACAAGGAAAGTGACGTACCTGGCGGTGCACAAGGACCCCTATACTGTGACACAGCCATGTGGCGGCTGGCTGCCTCTACAGACATGTACAGTCACACTTTACAGGATGACCCAGCGCACCGAGTACAAGACGGTGGTGGAGCAGGCGACCAGGTGCTGCGACGACTACGTCCAAGTTGGTCGTTACTGTGCCCTCC CTGTAAACAGGAGCAGGGAGTTCACTGCCAAGCCAGGATCCTGTCCGGGTGGGGTTGGATCGTATCCTGGATGTCAGGTCTGCGAGTGGGACATGGACTGCCCAGGATGGCAAAAATGCTGCCAGACATCGGATCGCTCCCTCTGCTGTGAGCCTGCAA GCTCCACAAATTATTCTGAGAATGGAGGATACCGTTTCAATGCAACGGTGACAGTGAAGGCAGATTACGAGCTGCTGATGTCCAGTGCCAGAGGACATCTGAATCACACGAGACTGCTACAAGCGATG GTGACTGGAGCTCTGGAGTCTGATGTGTCGGTTTATTACCTCAGCACGTGGCCTGTGCACCCCTACAGGACCGCCACCTCGCTGCTGATCGACGGCAACTTTCCTCTGTCACTGCACAATGTCACGTCGCAGCTGCATCTCCTCCTCAAACACATACAGGAGGTGTCGTCTGTGACAGTGGAAG ATGTAGATGAGTGCGCACACCCGGCTCTCCGTCAGTGTTCGCCTCATGCAGACTGTAACAACACAGTGGGCTCCTACTATTGCACCTGCCACCAAGGATATATGGATGTTGACCCCAGCAACCCTGGAGCCAATTGTACAG CTGACATCAGCGTGTCGACCACCACGGAGCCCCCGCTTACCTACCTACCACCCATGAGCCCGACGCCCACCCCGGCCTCCAACACCACACAGGACCCTCAGGGCTTCAGCACCACAGGTCTCCTCAGCACCGCCGAGACCAGCGTGACTGCAGCTCTGGGCAATGCGAGCTTTGTCCCTTACAATTCATCACATGCTCCGCAGTGGACAGCTTCTGCATTTTACACCAGCATGAGCTCAACGACCACATGct CTCCTCCCAGCATCACCAGAATATGGTCGACACATGTCAATGGAACCTCCTTCTGTATCTACTGGTCCAGCGGGTCTGAGACGAACCAGACTTACCAGGTCGCGTTAAGCGACGGGTCAGGGGTCATTCAACACTGGGAAACCGGTCAGACGATGGTGAAGGTGTCGGGACTGAGGCCTGGGGTGCTCTACCATGCCACTGTCACACCTTTTGCCTGTGGAGGCCAAGGAAACACCCTCCATATGTCGGTCAGGACCG ATGCTCAGACACTTGACGCCACAGCACGACTTACCAACATCAATTTCACTGCTGAGCTGCACAACACCAGCAGCCAGGCCTACAGAAGCCTCACTGAGAGCATTACAGATGAG ATCTACCAGTCTCTGTCTCCGGAGATGAAGGCCATGGTGGATTCAGGCTACGTGAGAATTCAAATCACAGGTTTCTCCCCGGGGAGCGTGGTGGTCAACTTCACCATCATCTTCACTCCAAGTCAAAGCCAAGACATCAGCAATGTGTCCGATGCTCTGCTGCACTCCCTGATGAACAGCACGAAGTACACTGTGGATAAAGACAACACAGGCATAAACG atttcGATGAATGTGCTTCAGGGGAAAATGACTGTTCCCAGTGGGCTGAATGTACAAACACCTGGGCGTCGTACACGTGTGCTTGTCGAGACGGATTTACAGACAACTACCTTGAAAGACCTGGAAGAGCCTGTCAGG TGACCTCAACCTCTGGGACAATTACTCCCACAGTGTTTTCTACAGCTAGCACCACCGCTTTCTCTCAAATAACACCCACAACCGATGGTCCAGTCACGCAAACAGCTGTCCCGGTTGTAACCGCTGGTCAAGCTGTCACCACTTCTACCACTGCAACCACCACTCCTGCACCTGCAACAGCCACTACTGCGCCTATAACCACCATTCCTGCACCTGCAACAGCCACTACTGCGCCTATAACCACCACTACTGCACCTATCACCACCACTACTGTCCtgacaaccaccaccaccactgctcCAGCAACCACCAAtactgccccaacaaccacaactaccACCACTaccccaacaaccacaactaccACCactgccccaacaaccaccaccaccactgctcCAACAACCACTCCCCTGGTGACCACCACTACTGCCCTAACAACCACTACCACCACTGCCCCAGCAACAACTACTATTACCCCAACCACCAGTACAGACCCACCAACAACTGTTACCGCTCCAGCGATCATTACCACTGTCTCTacaaccaccaccactgccCTGACAACCACCACTGCCCCTACAGCCACCACTACCATCCCTGCAACCACTACGGCCCCTACAACCACCACTACCATCCTTACAACCACCACTATTCCCCCAATCATCACCACTCTTACAACCACCAATACTCCAATGACATCTGTCCCTTCTACCCCTGCAACTGTCTCTACCAGCCTCACTTCCACCACGACAGCTCCCACAACCAATGCCACCGCCCCAAGAACTGCTACCAATACCTCGATGACAGGGGCCATCTCTGTCCAGTGCAGAGTTGCTTCCATCACTGTGACAGTTGACAGAAATTTTCTTCTGAGAACCAATATCAGGGAGAGTGCCCTGTATCTGGGATTGCCGCAATGTGGTGTCAACGCGGGCAACGCCACCCATGCCCAGCTGACCGTGGCCTGGAATGAGTGCGCTACTAGTCTTGTccat AATGAAACTCACTACACGGCATCTGTAACCCTGTACAACAACATGGAGCAGTACATCTCACCCAGTGGAACAGTGGAGACGCCAAGGATACGTCTGGAGGTTCCCATCATGTGTGCCTACACGAAGAACATGGTCATCTCGGCTGACTTTGGCTCCATGGG GTATGACATGATCAAAGACGGAATCATGGGCTTGGGGTCGTTCCAGGTGAGGGTGCAGCTCATGAACGGTTCAATGCCGCTACCCTACAACTACAGCTTGTCCCCAGATGAGGCCGTGGTGGTGGAAGTCAGCCTCAACACCTCATCAGACCAGATCAAAGTGGTCATCACCAAATGCTGGGCGACTCCCACCCCAAACCCTGTCGACACCATCAGCCACACCTTCATAGAGAACAG CTGTTCCGTGAACCCGTACACCAAAGTGTTGATGAACGGAAACTCCAGCATATCTCGTGTGTCTGTGCAGATATTTTCCTTCGTCAACCTGAATGTGATCTATCTGCACTGCCAGGTTCAGATCTGTGCAGAGATCGGATCAGACACCTGTGTGCCT gaCTGTCGACAAAGAACCGCTCGGTCTTTCACCACACTCGGAAATGGTTTTGGTTCTGCTGGACCTCTGATGAGGTCAGATGATG AAGCCCTTGAAGACGGATATGACACACTTCATATAGTTGGAATGGCCTGCCTTGGAGTCGGCCTGTCGCTCTTCTTCATCATTGGTTTCTTATGCCTTTTCTACTACCAAAGGAACCGCATTGGACACTACAACTTCAGCCCCAAACCCAAGCAGGAGAACTTCACCTACCTTGTCTTTAACACCTAA
- the zbtb21 gene encoding zinc finger and BTB domain-containing protein 21 — protein sequence MESLVHYSNPSHALSVLGALNEQRLRGQMCDVVLVVADQRYQAHRSVLAASSEYFQSLFTRMDAESLKVVNLDFCEPDAFEIVLNYIYSSSLFVDKGSLAAIQELGYSLGIPFLTNIVSTRPHASYCVSRKRLSFSEGDENDVQTRSVIVCRVRNDTTHPSHSNYQRKKTDRSSPHSTREPTQPLSEHNSYESVRNSESITRKSAEQSEAAERKSTHPYTSILKGNSSHIASVRPQLTSSVSFSDAEVQHIRLQSAVDHDPKEENEEQEPHFHTKVPFEGQASEPSQTIDRSGPLIKSLLRRSLSMDSPVPVFSPTLELKELQNREQSVVKMASKASGPETSAHNGSSKGRSPLVLRSKYPSMYDEETQVEREVSVKAEPSSPLADPMDIIRITVGDALPVNLRDLQTNYDQGSRSDYSSFGKRKDRPDNRRYPFKKSKIFKEHVLSLDANVSKTVPQSASGDSNENSVEPPQNKIFKCWNCLKVFRSSAGLHRHVNMYHNPEKPYACDICHKRFHTNFKVWTHCQTQHGVVQNPASSASSSVLDEKFQKKLIDIVREREIKKALLWKLKRNKQGLQSAAHTKKRSRPSFICPYCGKVFVFQSQYRQHLRTHPAEKVDQETPNESSLYQEQDEVIQQKDTDAGVYSCRLCNMKLSSLFEQGDHERGCRHATVCPYCGLRFSSPAVKKDHEAHCKYKKLTCLECMRTFKSSFSIWRHQVEVHNQNMMTVKDQAHMKQHENNDEVSEMLREEHYSDDHLATGSSRDNISYSDSSGPPMYDSEDSSSYVPEDLSMGHHGKLVVKEEPLEEAVSERENMETAKTEPEEPGVWPCEKCGSLFGSRKDLERHQELLCHIKPFICHICNKAFRTNFRLWSHFQSHMSTANDPGAKDIDRQPSPLSPSPPTTPQNSLRLSPQPSVLKSTQTTSVSAALAEESSSPEPCSSSVSRTKRPELERQPSSHSPLSRSNSMENPGGPQESDTLFYHAPSLSALTFKRQYMCKLCHRTFKTAFSLWSHEQSHSHM from the coding sequence ATGGAGAGCCTAGTGCATTACAGCAATCCCTCCCATGCCCTCTCAGTGTTGGGGGCTCTCAATGAGCAGCGCCTTCGGGGCCAGATGTGTGATGTTGTCCTGGTTGTGGCCGACCAGAGGTACCAGGCCCATAGGAGTGTTCTGGCTGCCAGTAGTGAGTATTTCCAGTCCCTGTTCACACGGATGGATGCAGAGTCACTGAAAGTTGTAAACCTGGACTTCTGTGAGCCCGACGCCTTCGAGATAGTTCTGAATTACATTTACTCCTCTTCACTCTTTGTGGACAAAGGCAGCCTGGCGGCCATTCAAGAGCTGGGCTACAGCCTAGGAATCCCTTTCCTCACCAACATTGTGTCTACAAGGCCGCATGCTTCCTACTGTGTCTCCAGAAAAAGGCTTTCATTCTCTGAAGGGGATGAGAATGATGTGCAGACAAGGAGCGTCATTGTGTGTCGAGTACGGAATGACACAACCCATCCCTCTCACTCAAATTATCAGCGAAAAAAAACAGATAGATCATCTCCCCACTCTACTCGAGAGCCAACTCAGCCTCTATCAGAACACAACTCCTATGAATCAGTCAGAAATTCTGAATCCATCACCAGGAAATCAGCTGAACAGAGTGAAGCTGCCGAGAGGAAGTCCACCCATCCATACACCTCCATATTAAAAGGGAATTCATCACACATTGCATCTGTCAGGCCACAGCTCACATCCTCGGTGTCATTCAGTGATGCTGAAGTGCAGCACATCCGGCTGCAGTCTGCTGTTGATCACGACCCTAAAGAGGAGAATGAGGAGCAGGAGCCCCACTTCCATACCAAAGTGCCCTTTGAGGGTCAGGCCAGTGAGCCGAGCCAGACCATTGACAGGAGCGGGCCGCTCATAAAGAGCCTACTCCGAAGATCATTATCCATGGACAGCCCCGTTCCGGTTTTTTCACCAACACTGGAGCTCAAGGAGCTGCAAAACCGTGAACAGTCAGTTGTTAAAATGGCATCAAAAGCTTCTGGGCCAGAAACGTCTGCTCACAATGGCAGTTCAAAAGGAAGATCTCCCCTGGTTCTCAGGTCTAAGTACCCCAGCATGTATGATGAAGAAACTCAGGTAGAAAGAGAGGTCAGTGTGAAAGCTGAGCCCAGCAGTCCACTTGCTGACCCCATGGACATCATTCGAATCACAGTTGGAGATGCGCTGCCAGTCAATCTTAGAGACTTGCAAACAAACTATGACCAGGGCTCCAGATCAGACTACAGTTCTTTTGGGAAAAGAAAGGACAGGCCAGACAACAGGAGGTACCCATTCAAGAAGAGcaaaatatttaaagaacatGTCCTGTCACTCGATGCCAACGTGTCAAAAACAGTACCTCAGAGTGCCAGTGGTGACTCTAATGAGAACAGCGTGGAGCCGCCTCAGAACAAGATTTTCAAATGCTGGAACTGTCTGAAGGTTTTCAGGTCGAGTGCTGGACTCCACcgtcatgtaaatatgtatcaCAATCCTGAAAAGCCGTACGCTTGCGACATCTGCCACAAGCGGTTCCATACCAACTTCAAAGTGTGGACTCACTGCCAAACTCAGCATGGTGTAGTACAAAACCCGGCCTCATCCGCCAGCTCCTCTGTACTGGATGAGAAATTCCAAAAGAAGTTAATAGATATTGTGCgagagagggaaataaaaaaagcccTGCTTTGGAAATTAAAGAGGAATAAACAGGGTTTGCAGTCTGCAGCGCACACCAAAAAGAGATCAAGGCCCAGCTTCATCTGTCCTTACTGTGGGAAGGTGTTTGTGTTCCAGTCTCAGTACAGACAGCATTTAAGGACACATCCTGCTGAAAAAGTTGACCAGGAGACTCCAAACGAGAGCAGCCTCTACCAGGAACAGGATGAAGTCATTCAGCAGAAGGACACAGACGCTGGTGTGTACTCCTGTCGTCTTTGTAATATGAAGCTGTCGTCCCTCTTTGAACAGGGCGACCATGAGAGGGGCTGTCGACATGCCACCGTATGCCCCTACTGTGGCCTACGCTTCTCAAGTCCAGCGGTCAAGAAGGACCACGAGGCACATTGCAAGTACAAGAAACTGACGTGCCTGGAATGCATGCGGACTTTCAAGTCCTCCTTCAGCATTTGGCGCCACCAGGTGGAGGTCCACAACCAAAACATGATGACTGTTAAAGACCAGGCTCACATGAAGCAACACGAGAACAACGATGAGGTGTCTGAAATGCTCAGAGAAGAGCATTACAGCGATGACCATCTAGCAACTGGGAGCTCCAGAGATAATATAAGTTACAGCGACTCCTCAGGTCCGCCCATGTACGATTCAGAAGATTCCTCATCCTATGTGCCCGAGGACCTGAGCATGGGTCACCATGGCAAGCTGGTGGTGAAGgaggagcctctggaggaggCCGTGAGTGAGAGGGAAAACATGGAGACTGCCAAAACTGAGCCCGAGGAGCCTGGTGTGTGGCCGTGCGAGAAATGCGGAAGTCTTTTCGGCTCTCGCAAAGACCTGGAGAGACACCAGGAGCTGCTATGCCACATCAAACCCTTCATCTGTCACATCTGCAACAAAGCCTTCAGGACCAACTTCCGCCTTTGGAGCCACTTCCAATCCCACATGTCGACTGCTAACGACCCTGGAGCCAAAGACATCGACAGGCAGCCCTcgcctctttctccctcccctcccacgACCCCTCAAAACTCTCTGCGACTCTCCCCGCAGCCCTCCGTGCTCAAATCCACTCAGACGACGTCAGTCTCTGCCGCACTGGCCGAGGAGTCCAGCAGCCCAGAGCCCTGTAGCTCATCAGTAAGCAGGACGAAGAGGCCTGAGCTAGAACGGCAACCCAGCAGCCACAGCCCTCTGTCAAGGTCGAACAGCATGGAGAATCCAGGCGGCCCTCAGGAATCAGACACACTCTTTTACCATgcaccttctctctctgccctgACGTTTAAGAGGCAGTACATGTGTAAACTCTGTCACAGGACCTTCAAGACAGCCTTCAGTCTCTGGAGCCATGAGCAGAGTCATAGCCACATGTAA